One window of Brachybacterium ginsengisoli genomic DNA carries:
- a CDS encoding MMPL family transporter, translated as MSSSLYRLGRLMASLRWRIVGGWIALLVIIGGLAVGLGGTFASDIEIPGTEGQRGIDALATRFPEMGGTSGQVVLVTTDGSTVDQHQEEIDALMREIGDVENVSVAPSPFDDLSPGTRSEDGTAVIAQFQMDFPTGVYPADSVEEIGRLVDGADTDALEAHLGGQVLQSSEVPFGAGEIVGVVVALLILAIVFRSLLPAVIPIITAVVGVGVSMLALVALSAGIDIPSVTTALGAMLGLAVGIDYALFILSRHRDQLSNGDDVHESIGKSLATSGSAVIFAGMTVIVALVGLFITGIPFLTVMGVAAAATVALSVVVALTMLPAIMGILGERLRPRRIRRLMAEHGGVLPEPDPHARPRRSLGRTWVRLVTRVPALTILVVILGVGALALPIKDLELALPDLGTEPQGTDARDTYDVVAEEFGPGYNGPLLVTADIINTTDPLGVVDELEADIADLDHVKEIQIATPNRGADMAVVVVIPEGGPTDQSTKDLVTALRGDAAGWERDLSISDVTVTGATAVGIDVTDKLSSALLPFALFVVGLSLILLALVFRSIWVPLKASVGYLFSVAAAFGVTAMVFEYGWFNDLLFVHVNGPVVSFMPIMVMGVLFGLAMDYEVFLVSRMREEFVHSGDARGAIERGFAANAPVVTAAALIMVAVFAGFVTSGWFMLQPIAVALAVGVLVDAFVVRMTFVPAVLALLGRHAWWLPGWLSRALPTVDVEGEGLAAVLEHRRWTEEHGEHALRLEEVVAPLLDARGTLGPLTGSVVPGTLLVVRAPDDAARSTFLALAAGRHRPSSGILAVHDRLAPDDLAAIQGRAHWIGAGEQVADRLARIGDRGLDRAVVVIEQIGDLAHAAALDDTLVERLDALLAAGTTVIVGSRSEQPVDAERHLHAHLRSPDRLLALAVHRSPASILEGAHA; from the coding sequence GTGTCCTCGTCCCTGTATCGACTCGGCCGTCTGATGGCCTCGTTGCGCTGGCGGATCGTCGGCGGATGGATCGCCCTGCTCGTGATCATCGGCGGCCTGGCCGTGGGCCTCGGCGGCACCTTCGCCTCAGACATCGAGATCCCCGGCACGGAGGGCCAGCGGGGCATCGACGCCCTGGCCACCCGCTTCCCGGAGATGGGCGGCACCTCCGGCCAGGTGGTGCTCGTGACCACGGACGGCTCCACCGTGGACCAGCATCAGGAGGAGATCGACGCGCTGATGCGCGAGATCGGCGACGTCGAGAACGTCTCGGTCGCGCCCTCCCCCTTCGACGACCTCTCCCCCGGCACCCGCTCCGAGGACGGCACCGCCGTCATCGCCCAGTTCCAGATGGACTTCCCCACCGGCGTCTACCCCGCCGACTCCGTCGAGGAGATCGGCCGTCTCGTCGACGGGGCGGACACCGATGCGCTCGAGGCGCACCTCGGCGGCCAGGTCCTGCAGAGCTCCGAGGTGCCCTTCGGCGCCGGCGAGATCGTGGGGGTGGTCGTCGCCCTGCTGATCCTCGCGATCGTCTTCCGCTCGCTGCTGCCCGCGGTCATCCCGATCATCACCGCCGTCGTCGGCGTGGGGGTCTCGATGCTCGCCCTGGTCGCCCTCTCCGCCGGGATCGACATCCCCTCGGTGACCACCGCGCTCGGAGCGATGCTCGGCCTCGCCGTCGGCATCGACTACGCGCTGTTCATCCTCTCGCGCCATCGCGACCAGCTCAGCAATGGGGACGACGTCCACGAGTCCATCGGCAAGTCGCTGGCCACCTCCGGCAGCGCGGTCATCTTCGCCGGCATGACGGTGATCGTGGCCCTGGTGGGCCTGTTCATCACCGGCATCCCCTTCCTGACCGTCATGGGCGTCGCCGCCGCCGCGACCGTGGCGCTGTCCGTGGTCGTCGCGCTGACGATGCTCCCGGCGATCATGGGCATCCTCGGTGAACGGCTGCGCCCCCGCCGCATCCGGCGCCTCATGGCGGAGCACGGCGGCGTGCTCCCCGAGCCCGATCCGCACGCCCGGCCCCGCCGCAGCCTCGGCCGCACCTGGGTGCGCCTGGTGACCCGCGTGCCTGCGCTGACCATCCTCGTGGTGATCCTCGGCGTCGGAGCGCTCGCCCTGCCGATCAAGGACCTCGAGCTCGCGCTGCCCGACCTCGGCACGGAGCCGCAGGGAACCGACGCCCGCGACACCTATGACGTGGTGGCCGAGGAGTTCGGCCCCGGCTACAACGGGCCGCTCCTGGTCACCGCGGACATCATCAACACCACCGATCCGCTCGGTGTGGTCGACGAGCTCGAGGCGGACATCGCCGATCTCGACCACGTCAAGGAGATCCAGATCGCGACCCCGAACCGCGGCGCGGACATGGCCGTGGTGGTCGTGATCCCCGAGGGCGGCCCCACCGACCAGTCCACCAAGGATCTCGTCACCGCCCTGCGCGGCGACGCCGCCGGCTGGGAGCGCGACCTGTCGATCTCCGACGTCACCGTCACCGGCGCCACCGCCGTCGGCATCGACGTCACCGACAAGCTCTCCTCCGCGCTGCTGCCCTTCGCGCTGTTCGTCGTCGGGCTCTCGCTGATCCTGCTGGCCCTCGTGTTCCGTTCGATCTGGGTGCCGTTGAAGGCCTCGGTCGGCTATCTCTTCTCCGTCGCCGCGGCCTTCGGCGTGACCGCGATGGTGTTCGAGTACGGCTGGTTCAACGACCTGCTGTTCGTCCACGTCAACGGCCCTGTCGTCTCCTTCATGCCGATCATGGTGATGGGCGTGCTCTTCGGGCTGGCCATGGACTACGAGGTGTTCCTCGTCTCGCGGATGCGCGAGGAGTTCGTGCACTCCGGCGACGCCCGCGGCGCCATCGAGCGGGGCTTCGCCGCGAACGCCCCGGTGGTCACCGCGGCCGCGCTGATCATGGTCGCCGTGTTCGCCGGCTTCGTGACCTCCGGCTGGTTCATGCTGCAGCCGATCGCCGTCGCCCTCGCCGTCGGCGTGCTGGTGGACGCCTTCGTGGTGCGGATGACCTTCGTGCCCGCCGTGCTCGCCCTGCTGGGACGGCACGCCTGGTGGCTGCCGGGCTGGCTGTCCCGCGCCCTGCCCACGGTCGACGTCGAGGGCGAGGGCCTGGCCGCGGTGCTCGAGCACCGCCGCTGGACCGAGGAGCACGGGGAGCACGCGCTCCGCCTCGAGGAGGTCGTCGCTCCCCTGCTCGACGCCCGCGGCACCCTGGGACCGCTCACCGGCTCCGTCGTCCCCGGCACCCTCCTGGTGGTGCGGGCCCCGGACGACGCCGCGCGCAGCACCTTCCTCGCGCTCGCCGCCGGTCGTCATCGCCCGAGCTCCGGGATCCTCGCCGTCCACGACCGCCTCGCCCCGGACGACCTCGCGGCGATCCAGGGCCGGGCCCACTGGATCGGCGCCGGCGAGCAGGTCGCCGACCGCCTCGCACGGATCGGCGACCGCGGCCTGGACCGCGCCGTGGTGGTGATCGAGCAGATCGGCGACCTCGCGCATGCGGCCGCGCTCGACGACACCCTCGTCGAGCGGCTCGACGCCCTGCTCGCCGCCGGGACCACGGTGATCGTCGGCTCCCGCAGCGAGCAGCCCGTGGATGCCGAGCGGCATCTCCACGCGCACCTGCGCTCCCCCGATCGGCTGCTCGCCCTGGCCGTCCACCGCTCCCCCGCCTCGATCCTCGAAGGAGCCCACGCATGA
- a CDS encoding TetR/AcrR family transcriptional regulator: protein MTELFEPLPESSGTRRRENTRTKLVRASLEVFVEKGIDGVTVDDLVSAAGFTRGAFYSNFSSKEEVFTELFDEVTAELIAIANSSVESAVTAAEASGSGRITDIDDAATMLAVFEGIRPFGRQWYLLYTDAIARSLRDEQMRAALAVQRERLRDEIGTLLTIRLEASGARSLLAPEDLAQLLMGIFIDLMLREQMEDRDVTELAATTILGTLQAFIAPSEDR, encoded by the coding sequence ATGACCGAACTGTTCGAGCCGCTGCCCGAGTCCTCGGGCACCCGGCGCCGGGAGAACACCCGCACCAAGCTCGTGCGCGCCTCGCTCGAGGTCTTCGTCGAGAAGGGCATCGACGGGGTGACGGTCGACGACCTCGTGAGCGCGGCCGGCTTCACCCGCGGCGCCTTCTACTCGAACTTCTCGAGCAAGGAGGAGGTCTTCACCGAGCTCTTCGACGAGGTGACCGCCGAGCTCATCGCGATCGCGAACAGCTCGGTGGAGAGCGCCGTGACCGCCGCCGAGGCCTCGGGGAGCGGCCGCATCACAGACATCGACGACGCGGCCACGATGCTCGCGGTGTTCGAGGGCATCCGCCCCTTCGGACGGCAGTGGTACCTGCTGTACACGGACGCGATCGCCCGCTCGCTGCGTGACGAGCAGATGCGCGCCGCGCTCGCGGTGCAGCGTGAGCGGCTGCGCGACGAGATCGGCACGCTGCTCACCATCCGTCTCGAGGCCTCCGGCGCACGGTCGCTGCTCGCCCCGGAGGACCTGGCCCAGCTGCTGATGGGCATCTTCATCGACCTGATGCTGCGCGAGCAGATGGAGGACCGGGACGTGACGGAGCTGGCGGCGACGACGATCCTGGGCACGCTGCAGGCCTTCATAGCGCCCAGCGAGGACCGCTAG
- a CDS encoding GH25 family lysozyme — protein MSSYRPRHLTPPPTAPEAAGTSRRSLLRGGVLGAAALGTGTAALGVPAAQAAGIYGQDVSGWQGEVDWSAQAALGSRFAYVKATEGRSYRSPAFDHQYRGAGNAGLARGGYHFARPDSGGPEEQLEFFLNNGGGWSSDGITLPGMVDFEAYSGLPIDYGLSQQEMREWIIGFSNGYREQTGRRPVIYTNLHWWNDVVGDWTPVNSPLFLAAYRSDRPTTLPGRWWGWELWQYSDSGPFAGDSNLWYGGESDFERFVGEVDYGAAGI, from the coding sequence ATGTCGTCGTATCGTCCCCGCCATCTCACCCCTCCTCCCACCGCACCCGAGGCCGCCGGCACCTCACGCCGTTCCCTGCTCCGAGGAGGCGTGCTCGGCGCGGCCGCCCTCGGCACCGGCACCGCCGCCCTCGGAGTCCCCGCCGCCCAGGCCGCCGGCATCTACGGCCAGGACGTCTCCGGCTGGCAGGGCGAGGTCGACTGGTCCGCCCAGGCCGCCCTCGGCTCCCGCTTCGCCTACGTCAAGGCCACCGAGGGCCGCTCGTACCGCAGCCCCGCCTTCGACCATCAGTACCGGGGTGCCGGGAACGCGGGCCTCGCCCGCGGCGGCTATCACTTCGCCCGGCCGGACTCCGGAGGCCCGGAGGAGCAGCTGGAGTTCTTCCTGAACAACGGGGGAGGCTGGAGCTCGGACGGCATCACGCTGCCGGGCATGGTCGACTTCGAGGCCTACTCCGGCCTCCCGATCGACTACGGCCTCTCCCAGCAGGAGATGCGCGAGTGGATCATCGGCTTCTCGAACGGCTACCGCGAGCAGACCGGGCGCCGTCCCGTGATCTACACGAACCTGCACTGGTGGAACGACGTGGTGGGCGACTGGACCCCGGTCAACTCGCCGCTGTTCCTGGCGGCCTACCGCTCCGACCGTCCCACCACCCTGCCGGGACGCTGGTGGGGCTGGGAGCTGTGGCAGTACTCGGACTCCGGCCCCTTCGCCGGGGACTCGAACCTCTGGTACGGCGGCGAGTCGGACTTCGAGCGCTTCGTCGGCGAGGTCGACTACGGCGCCGCAGGCATCTGA